In Xanthomonas sacchari, a genomic segment contains:
- a CDS encoding Tat pathway signal protein, which yields MDRRDFLRQGLAVGAVAGVEALAGRAAAAPAAASAARAPAPPQLQPLAADALAGHTLQCRFVEAGATWEVYEDLRQPDGDLTLLGPGGALVLGKRTEAVYPAAQAPYFGMALAEVAMADADLLADRLLRDGDPSAEAVRDVAPPPASQLDPKDYNGRLPWTTFIGTRECADTMPVYPDGRTRCYRAIQSFPELGKDELVRRRSEGLLGGWMPAVRKVVPAGDNRYYDILLFADVLAEDRFVVQTWHRSALVEHGKISKVVYGYSYPDYPPRRGPRSAEEFYRGLLAFAGYWQAQLADTVQAQTPDPSWRDMARFAFARELVVRPGGTYPKYGAVDRDYYGNEYDGFQDTFTSSLYANLEWGRFRQAAAVLDGYFSDFVQADGMVNMRGPETGQFGLTLSLLARYLRYTGDAALLRKHRDKIAATAQVLAELHDASLRLPASAPGYGLIHGWNESDACLFPDPQVWWKPYYANSALAVRGWQDLAAVWSGIAGPGGQAAAAQWQRRAQQLSAQLLRTLRGNVRHELQPPYIGPLPGVKLTFRQSLQQEHPSEQGWPHRAYAELLQADVLPDDLAHLVIDCVRGHGGTSLGVVGNITAPTPEARDLLGFISYGYAQQLLRLDRIEEYLLFLYAHRYHVHTRGSWTAGEVSGITGGMPLFCIPAQMTIPLLLRWMLVFEDSAGEELFLARALPRDWLGSGETIAIDAAPTRWGKVSLALHGDPARKRIDGSVTLPAQRPARTWLTLRVPAGTRLHEVRLDGQPAALSGPRNERVLVPAGSAATVAISAVYG from the coding sequence ATGGATCGGAGAGATTTCCTGCGTCAGGGCCTGGCGGTCGGCGCGGTCGCCGGCGTGGAAGCGCTGGCCGGGCGTGCCGCCGCGGCACCGGCGGCCGCCAGCGCCGCGCGCGCGCCTGCGCCGCCGCAACTGCAGCCACTGGCGGCCGACGCGCTCGCCGGGCACACCCTGCAGTGCCGCTTCGTCGAGGCCGGCGCGACCTGGGAGGTGTACGAGGATCTGCGCCAGCCCGATGGCGACCTGACCCTGCTCGGGCCGGGCGGGGCGCTGGTGCTGGGCAAGCGCACCGAAGCGGTGTACCCGGCCGCGCAGGCGCCGTACTTCGGCATGGCCCTGGCCGAGGTGGCGATGGCCGACGCCGACCTGCTCGCCGATCGCCTGCTGCGCGACGGCGACCCGAGCGCCGAGGCGGTGCGCGACGTGGCGCCGCCGCCGGCCTCGCAGCTGGACCCCAAGGACTACAACGGGCGCCTGCCGTGGACCACCTTCATCGGCACCCGCGAATGCGCCGACACCATGCCGGTGTACCCGGACGGGCGCACCCGCTGCTACCGCGCCATCCAATCGTTCCCGGAACTGGGCAAGGACGAACTGGTGCGGCGGCGTAGCGAAGGCCTGCTCGGCGGCTGGATGCCGGCGGTGCGCAAGGTGGTGCCCGCTGGCGACAATCGCTACTACGACATCCTGCTGTTCGCCGACGTGCTGGCCGAGGACCGTTTCGTGGTGCAGACCTGGCACCGCAGCGCGCTGGTCGAGCACGGCAAGATCAGCAAGGTGGTGTACGGCTACAGCTATCCCGACTATCCGCCGCGACGCGGTCCGCGCAGCGCCGAAGAGTTCTACCGTGGCCTGCTCGCCTTCGCCGGCTACTGGCAGGCGCAACTCGCCGACACCGTGCAGGCGCAGACCCCGGACCCGAGCTGGCGCGACATGGCGCGCTTCGCCTTCGCCCGCGAGCTGGTGGTGCGCCCGGGCGGCACCTATCCCAAGTACGGCGCAGTGGATCGCGACTACTACGGCAACGAGTACGACGGCTTCCAGGACACCTTCACCAGTTCGCTGTACGCCAACCTGGAATGGGGCCGCTTCCGTCAGGCGGCGGCGGTGCTGGACGGCTATTTCAGCGATTTCGTGCAGGCCGACGGCATGGTCAACATGCGCGGCCCGGAGACCGGCCAGTTCGGGCTGACCCTGTCGCTGCTGGCGCGCTACCTGCGCTACACCGGCGATGCCGCACTGCTGCGCAAGCACCGCGACAAGATCGCCGCCACCGCGCAGGTGCTGGCCGAACTGCACGACGCCAGCCTGCGCCTGCCGGCGTCGGCACCCGGGTACGGCCTGATCCACGGCTGGAACGAATCCGATGCCTGCCTGTTCCCCGATCCGCAGGTGTGGTGGAAGCCGTACTACGCCAACAGCGCGCTGGCCGTGCGCGGCTGGCAGGACCTGGCCGCGGTGTGGAGTGGCATCGCCGGGCCGGGCGGGCAGGCCGCCGCGGCGCAGTGGCAGCGGCGCGCACAGCAGCTGTCCGCGCAACTGCTGCGCACGCTGCGCGGCAACGTCCGCCACGAGCTGCAGCCGCCCTACATCGGTCCGCTGCCCGGGGTGAAACTCACCTTCCGCCAATCGCTGCAGCAGGAACACCCCAGCGAGCAGGGCTGGCCGCACCGCGCCTACGCCGAACTGCTGCAGGCCGACGTGCTGCCCGACGACCTGGCGCACCTGGTCATCGACTGCGTGCGCGGCCACGGCGGCACCAGCCTCGGCGTGGTCGGCAACATCACCGCGCCGACGCCGGAGGCGCGCGACCTGCTCGGCTTCATCTCCTACGGCTATGCGCAGCAGTTGCTGCGCCTGGACCGCATCGAGGAATACCTGCTGTTCCTGTACGCGCACCGCTACCACGTGCATACCCGCGGCAGCTGGACGGCGGGCGAGGTCAGCGGCATCACCGGCGGCATGCCGCTGTTCTGCATCCCGGCGCAGATGACCATCCCGCTGCTGCTGCGCTGGATGCTGGTGTTCGAGGACAGCGCCGGCGAGGAACTGTTCCTGGCGCGTGCGCTGCCGCGCGACTGGCTGGGCAGCGGCGAGACGATCGCGATCGACGCGGCGCCGACGCGCTGGGGCAAGGTCTCGCTGGCGCTGCACGGGGATCCGGCGCGCAAGCGCATCGACGGCAGCGTGACACTGCCGGCGCAGCGGCCGGCACGGACCTGGCTGACCCTGCGCGTGCCGGCCGGCACCCGCCTGCACGAGGTGCGGCTGGACGGGCAGCCGGCGGCGCTGTCGGGGCCGCGCAACGAACGTGTGCTGGTGCCGGCCGGGAGCGCGGCGACGGTGGCGATTTCGGCCGTCTACGGCTGA
- a CDS encoding flagellar basal body protein, protein MTAIAPSSSIALSGMRAAASGLQVRANNIANLATDGFQRSVPVNQASAGGGVVGQVQQADGQGSDLVDDMVGALTERTAFQANARVLRAADDSIGSLLDVLA, encoded by the coding sequence ATGACCGCCATCGCTCCCAGCTCCTCGATCGCGCTGTCCGGCATGCGCGCCGCCGCGTCGGGGCTGCAGGTGCGCGCCAACAACATCGCCAATCTCGCCACCGACGGCTTCCAGCGCTCGGTGCCGGTGAACCAGGCGAGCGCCGGCGGCGGCGTGGTCGGCCAGGTGCAGCAGGCCGACGGGCAGGGCAGCGATCTGGTCGACGACATGGTCGGCGCGCTGACCGAGCGCACCGCGTTCCAGGCCAATGCGCGGGTGCTGCGCGCGGCCGACGACAGCATCGGCAGCCTGCTCGACGTGCTCGCCTAA